In a single window of the Gemmatimonadota bacterium genome:
- a CDS encoding Gfo/Idh/MocA family oxidoreductase: MVGFGVIGLGMGRNRARLIKETAGADLKVVCDLHGGLAEEVAQELETDCVVNMEHVFARDDVDVVMVMTPSGKHAQVGIEAAKAGKHVITTKPMDVSTEACDRLIAACEDAGVLCGVDYQSRYVDGNVKVATAIREGWLGKMILGEVRFKWFRNDEYFRHDDGWRGTWAMDGGGSLANQGAHLLDVLSWFMGDPVSVYGEIDIVNHEIETEDIGLAILNFENGAKGTILGTTTFPQSVYFSAEVHGTEGGILLHDVLNGEMTVYGTGLQEKLDSVENNVHSIVEDVVNAVTTGTPLSVDGREGRRTVALLEAVYQSAREGKPLKFN, encoded by the coding sequence ATGGTCGGTTTTGGCGTTATTGGCCTGGGCATGGGGCGCAACAGGGCGCGATTGATTAAAGAGACAGCCGGTGCAGATTTGAAGGTCGTGTGCGACCTGCACGGCGGTCTCGCTGAGGAAGTGGCGCAGGAATTGGAGACGGACTGCGTTGTAAATATGGAACATGTGTTTGCGCGAGATGATGTGGATGTCGTGATGGTGATGACGCCGAGCGGCAAACATGCTCAGGTGGGCATTGAAGCGGCAAAAGCGGGCAAGCACGTGATAACCACCAAACCCATGGATGTGAGCACCGAAGCGTGTGATCGGCTCATTGCCGCTTGTGAGGATGCCGGCGTGTTGTGCGGTGTAGATTATCAAAGCCGATACGTGGATGGCAATGTCAAGGTGGCAACCGCGATTCGGGAAGGCTGGCTGGGCAAGATGATATTGGGTGAAGTGCGTTTTAAGTGGTTCCGCAATGACGAATATTTTCGCCATGACGATGGTTGGCGCGGAACGTGGGCTATGGATGGCGGTGGCTCATTGGCCAATCAGGGCGCCCATCTACTCGACGTATTGAGCTGGTTTATGGGCGATCCGGTTTCCGTGTACGGCGAAATCGACATTGTAAATCACGAGATTGAGACCGAAGACATCGGGCTGGCAATCCTGAATTTCGAGAACGGGGCAAAAGGCACAATCCTGGGCACCACGACCTTTCCCCAGAGTGTGTACTTCAGCGCCGAGGTACACGGAACAGAAGGCGGTATTTTGCTACACGACGTTTTAAATGGCGAAATGACGGTTTACGGCACGGGGCTTCAGGAAAAACTCGACAGCGTTGAAAATAACGTCCATAGCATTGTCGAAGACGTGGTAAATGCCGTGACCACAGGAACGCCTCTATCCGTAGATGGACGCGAAGGCCGCCGCACAGTAGCGCTCCTCGAAGCGGTCTATCAATCTGCCCGCGAAGGCAAGCCCCTGAAGTTCAACTGA